Genomic window (Helianthus annuus cultivar XRQ/B chromosome 3, HanXRQr2.0-SUNRISE, whole genome shotgun sequence):
AAaagctgtcttgtgcacatctttaTCATACATTCGAATTTGATGATAACCTGCCCTTAAATCCAGTTTTGAAAAAAATAGTAGCCCCATGCAGTTCATCCAAAAGCTCTTCAATGAGAGGAATAGGATACCTGTTCTTAACTGTTGCATTGTTTAATTtcctgtagtcaatgcacattctccaagaaccatccttctttttaaccaATACCACAGGAGATGCAAAGGAGCTTTGACTTTCCCTGATCACTCCTGAGTCTAACATTTCTTGAGTCATCTTTTCTATAACATCTTTTTGACCAGCAGGATATCTATATGGTCTCTGATTGATGGCAGCTTCTTCATTGGTGAGGACAATTTTATGATCACATTGCCTTGAAGGAGGCAACTGAGTGGGTTCTTGAAAAATATCTTCAAACTGTTTCAACAAAGTTTGTATTGCATCATCTTGTACAATATCTTGTATTGCAGGTTCTAATTGATTCCTATCATTATTTTGATCCTGGATATTAAACAATTGACAAGAAGCTACAGCAGACTTCTTGTTGATCATATCATTGCACTTTTCAGCTGAACAAAGAGTAACTGTATTATTATTATCCAAACCCTTCAACTCAAAAGCTAAATGACCCACTTTAAACTTCATGGTTAGCTCTTTAAAATTCCAACTAATATCATTCAATTCCCTCAACCACTGTACCCCAAGAACCATATCATAGTTACTCAAGGGAATTAAAAACATGCCAGCCTTGAACCAACTACCTTGCATGACCCATTGAAAATTTTCACATAACTGCATACAATTCAGTTTATTACCATCTGCTACTGTTATTTGCATAGAGTTGACTGTTTTTGTGGGACATCTCAATCTGGCTGCCAAATCTTGGTTAATGAAATTATGTGTTGAGCCAGAATCTATCAAGATTTGCAGCTGTCTAGTACCTATGGTGCCAATCACTCTCATTGTTGAAAAAGAGGGAATACCTAATATAGCATGCAAAGAAATTAAAGGATCTGTAGTCACTTGTTTAGGCAGAACAATAGACTCAGATTCTTCTTCTATCTCCTCTTCTTCCCCATGAACCTCAATTGTAAAAAACTGTTTATTCTTGCACACATGAGTAGGAGTAAACTTCTCTGGGCACCAAAAACATTCACCCCTAGCCCTTTTTGCATCTATCTCCTTGCTTCTCACAGTTTTATTTACCCCTTTACTAGTACTTGTTGACCCAACTGAGTTTATGTTTGGAGAGGGTAATAAGGGAATTTTAGAAGCACTTACAGGACCATTCAAGGGAGACACAACTTTGGTTGTTGAATGAGGATACCCTTTAGCTTTAATATTTGTAGAGTTTTTAATTCTAGCCAAGGAATAAGCCTTCTTCAAGGTTTCTGGTTTAAACATTCGTACAGGACCAGAAATTGAATGGGCTAAACCATGAATGAACAGACAAACGGCTTGTGATTCATTGATATTAGATACCTTATTTAGTAAGGCATCAAAAGCATCACAGTAATCTTGTAAATCTCCTGTTTGTCTGAGTGAAACAAGATCTTCTAAAGCATTTTCCACAAACGAATCTGCAAACCTATGCACCACATCTTTCTTATACTCATCCCAAGGTATGTCTTTAATCTTGATTCCTCTGGCCTTCAGATGGCCTTGATGCCATTGTAAAGCCTTTCCCTCCAAATGAATTACTGCAATCCTCATCTTTGCATCTTCTGGAGTTTCATCCACCATAAAGAAGTGTTCAGCCCTATATATCCACCCATCCACATCCGACCCATCAAATTTGGGAAATTCCAGGTTACAGAATCGGGTATTCATATGTGGTCGATTAGATTTCGCATTTGTAATGACCATGTCATCATCTCCTCCGTCTTTGTTTAACAACTTTTCTGTTAAAGTTGTCAATGTTGATTGGATTGCTGAATTCGATACCCTAAGATCATCAATTGTTGTGGTGAACTGTTGAATCATCTTTTCGTGTTCTTTAACAAGTTCTTCGAGTTCTTGATTCCGtgtttttgttgccattttattTGAATCGAACGATTCGACCGAACAATGATCTAATTCGATTGAATTGAAATGAACGAATGAAATTGATCGAACAATTGATCAATCTCGTAGAATTGAAACGAATTCGTGTTGAATTGATACAAGAACACCAAgatcgatgctctgataccaatgttggagctcaattttagagagagaaacacaagagagagagaaaagaccCAAAAACCAAGCTAACTTCCATTAACAGACTTTCAACCGTTTATAACAGCATTTACAACGGCTGACTAACACTAAGGACCCTGAACTATTACAGAATTGacattttagtccctgaacttatTACAGCAACAAACCACTGATATAACTATCCACTGCTACATATCAACTAACCCCTGATATAACTACTGACCTTACACTAACCACTGATATAACTATCCACTGCTACATATCAACAGTGTTTTCTAATCTAACAAAATTCGAATACTACTCTTCCAAATATCACTAATCTCATGCTAATAAAGCTCGATAACAACAATTTTCTGAATTGGCAACATCAAACACTCACTATTTTGAAGACTCTTGGCCTCCTTCAGTTCTTGAATCGTGAAATCACTCCTCCAATAGAAGCCGTAGCCAGAGCAGCATGGGAGAGATCTGATGCGTATGTGCCTGCCTTCATTACAGCAAATTTGTCTCCAGATCTGATTCATATTGCGCGAGGAACAACTTCTTCTTCAGATCTATGGCAGAAAATTGAAGAACTATTCAATCAACAGAATATTATTGAGTTTGAGGCTAGGGTTACGCCATATGAAGCAAACACAACAAATTGTCAAGAATGGTAGTGTAATCAGTTTGAGGCTAGGGTTCTACTAAATGAAGTGAATACAGTAGACTATCAGGAGTTAAAGAATTCGGACCATACTCAGACTTTTGATCAGGCTTCTAttttgggccttggcccatacCCTAGCATGGCTGCAAGTCCTTTTTCTAGTGGACCTTATGATGTTTCTGGATTTGGGCACACACATTTTGCTTGTCGGGCTGCCCAAACGAGTTCACCACATTTTGGTATGTTGTCTAATGTATCTCGCTTTTGCGAGAAAGTTGATTCATGGATTCCCAATTCTGGCGCCACCGCACACATGACTGCTGATTTTTATCTCGTTTTCGACTCAGTTCCATATACTGGTTCTGAGAAAGTTATCGTTGGAAATGGTATGTCTCTTACTATTTTACATATTGGCACCGCCTTACTACATTTATCCGACCATAGTCTAGTTCTTAGACATGTTCTTGTGGTTCCAGGTTTAGCCAAGAACCTTTTATCGATTATGCAGTTAGTGATTGATCATCCTATAGCTGTTATTTTTTCACATCTAGGTCTGTCCATTCAGACTCTTGATGGACAGCTCCTCCATCACACACGTGGTAGTCCACATCAGCTATATTCACTTGCTACTTTCACTTCTGTTTCTCATGAGACTTGGCATTCTCGGTTGGGTCATCCGTCTTATATGATGTTTTGTCTAGATGTTCGTTTTTACATCTGACAAACAAAACCCAACACACACATTGTACCGCTTGTAGTGTTTCAAAATCAACTAGATTGCCTTTTACATCAGTTGTATCTCATTCTACTTCACCTTTACATATTATACATTGTGACATTTAGGGTGCCTCGCCTGTTATGTCTAGAGATGGATACAGATATTTCATTACTTTCATTGATGATTTCAGTCGATTTACATGGATGTATCCTTTGACTTGTCATTCTCAAGCGGTAGATTGCTTTCGGCACTTCAAACCGCTTGTTGAGAACCTTTTCTCCTGCACCATCAAGCATCTTCAGTGTGATGGTGCTCCGGAGCTCATTCTGGATCTATGGCTCGTTTTCTTTCAGATTCTGGCATCACTTATCGCATTTCAGGTCCCTATACTCCGAACAAAATGGGGTTGCTGAGCGGAAAAACCGCCATCTTTCTGAGGTAGCTCGTGCTTTATTGTTTCATGCTCGGTTACCAAAGAAATTCTAGTATGATGCATATGCCACTGCTGCCTTCCTTATTAACTGGTTACGATCGCCGGTTCTTCATCACTCATCTCCTCATGAGGTTCTTTTTGGATCTCGTCCTGATTACTCTCTTCTTCGTACTTTTGGGTGTTTGTGCTATCCGTTTCTAGGTGATACTCGAGCGGATAAACTTTCACCCAAGTCTACTCCTTGTATCTTTGTTGGCTATGCTCCATCTCATCTTGGTTATCTTTGTTATGATCCTCATACGTCTCGTACGTATACCTCTCGACATGTTCGATTCCATGAGTCGATTTTTGACATTCCGGGGAGTTCTACTACTCCCACAGCTTCTCCAGATTCTATTCCTTTCTCCATTCCTCCTTCTTTGCTTTCTACTTCTTTTTCTtccctttcttcttcatcttctcctATTATTCCTTCCTCATCTACTCATGTTATTCCCTTTCCTGATATTACTTCACCTTCTTTTCCTCCTTGTTCtcatcctcctcctcctcctccttctcTTCCTCCTCCTCCTACTACTACTCTTGTTCCGACTCACCCGATGGTTACACGATCTCGTGATCATACATGGCAGCCGCATCAGTTTCCTGATCATGTTCTTTTTCATGTCTATACTACTCCCACCATTGAGCCTTCCACATTTCGACAGGCTCAACAGTATTCTGTTTGGTGGGATGCGATGCATGCTGAGACTGATGTTCTTCATGCCAACCAGACTTGGCGTCTGGTTAAGGCTCCCACTGACGCCAAAATTGTTGGTTGTAAGTGGGTTTACAGGATTAAAGCCCGGCTTGTTGCCAAGGGCTTTCATCAGACTGAGGGTATTGACTACACTGAGACTTTTAGTCCTGAGGTCAAACCTACTACTATTCGTCTAGTTCTTTCGGTCGCTTTCTCTCGAGGGTGGTCTATTCGTCAGGTTGATGTCAACAATGTGTTCTTACATGGGGATCTTTCTGAGACTATGTATATGACGCAGCCCCCAGGCTTTGTTGACTCATCTAGACCATATTATGTTTATCGCCCGCAGAAGGCTCTTTATGGCCTAAAGCAGGCTCCTAGAGCTTGGTTTTCCAAACTATCCACCGCTCTGCTTGCTGATGGTTTTACCCAGTGTCTTTCAGATGTATCTCTCTTTGTTTACAGTCGACATTCGATAAGCTGTTATGTCTTGATCTATGTTGATGACATCGTTATTACTGGGAGCTCATCTGATTTTGTTACTGGTTTAATTGTGCGCTTGCACTCTCAGTTTGCGCTCAAGGATTTGCGACAGTTATCATATTTTCTGGGTATTCAGGCTACATTTTCTGAGGATGTCTTACATTTATCAAAGCAGCGCTACTTACTTGAT
Coding sequences:
- the LOC110931233 gene encoding uncharacterized protein LOC110931233 encodes the protein MATKTRNQELEELVKEHEKMIQQFTTTIDDLRVSNSAIQSTLTTLTEKLLNKDGGDDDMVITNAKSNRPHMNTRFCNLEFPKFDGSDVDGWIYRAEHFFMVDETPEDAKMRIAVIHLEGKALQWHQGHLKARGIKIKDIPWDEYKKDVVHRFADSFVENALEDLVSLRQTGDLQDYCDAFDALLNKVSNINESQAVCLFIHGLAHSISGPVRMFKPETLKKAYSLARIKNSTNIKAKGYPHSTTKVVSPLNGPVSASKIPLLPSPNINSVGSTSTSKGVNKTVRSKEIDAKRARGECFWCPEKFTPTHVCKNKQFFTIEVHGEEEEIEEESESIVLPKQVTTDPLISLHAILGIPSFSTMRVIGTIGTRQLQILIDSGSTHNFINQDLAARLRCPTKTVNSMQITVADGNKLNCMQLCENFQWVMQGSWFKAGMFLIPLSNYDMVLGVQWLRELNDISWNFKELTMKFKVGHLAFELKGLDNNNTVTLCSAEKCNDMINKKSAVASCQLFNIQDQNNDRNQLEPAIQDIVQDDAIQTLLKQFEDIFQEPTQLPPSRQCDHKIVLTNEEAAINQRPYRYPAGQKDVIEKMTQEMLDSGVIRESQSSFASPVVLVKKKDGSWRMCIDYRKLNNATVKNRYPIPLIEELLDELHGATIFFKTGFKGRLSSNSNV